One Desulfobulbus oligotrophicus DNA segment encodes these proteins:
- a CDS encoding type II toxin-antitoxin system RelE/ParE family toxin: MDISFKTRKLEKEFNEGAQLERIHGPKRAKKIRLRMKALRAAATLYDLSPPYTKPERCHELKGNRKGQLSVDLDHPYRLIFTPAHNPVPRLADGGLDWPKVTAIKILGVEDTHD; this comes from the coding sequence TTGGACATATCCTTCAAAACAAGAAAGCTGGAAAAAGAGTTTAACGAAGGAGCACAGCTTGAACGGATTCATGGCCCCAAGCGAGCTAAAAAAATACGCTTGCGCATGAAGGCATTGCGAGCTGCTGCAACCCTTTATGATTTATCACCACCGTATACAAAACCTGAACGATGTCACGAATTGAAAGGAAATCGTAAAGGCCAGCTATCTGTTGACCTGGATCATCCTTACCGACTGATTTTCACTCCTGCCCATAATCCAGTTCCAAGGCTTGCAGATGGCGGATTGGACTGGCCCAAGGTAACAGCCATCAAAATTCTTGGGGTGGAGGATACCCATGACTAA
- a CDS encoding type I restriction-modification system subunit M has product MADKTLTPHISPFTLESYLWGAATLLRGHIDAGDYKQFIFPLLFYKRLCDVYDEELALALKESGGDEEYALLPELHRFQIPEQAHWRMVRTQVKDVGKAIQDALRAIEAANPDTLYSVFGDAQWTNKDRLPDHMLRELIEHFSSQNLSLANCPEDELGVGYEFLIKKFADDSGHTAAEFYTNRTVVHLMTELLQPKSGESIYDPTCGSAGMLLSAVTHLKGRNKEWRNLRLFGQERNLLTSAIGRMNLFLHGLEDFNIVRGDTLSNPAFVAGDQLMRFDVVLANPPYSIKQWDREAWSADTWGRNIYGTPPQGRADYAFWQHIIKSMQAKSGRCAILFPHGVLFRNEELAMREKLVSHDVLECVLGLGPNLFYNSPMEACVVICRMHKPRERRNKVLLINAVNEVTRERAQSFLAEDHIQRIVAAYRAFDDEDGFGRVVSNEEIRQNNCNLSIPLYVRAPIQMAVNVSENQASYGASNLQQAIADWQKSSLALRTSMEELFKILNSINLKG; this is encoded by the coding sequence ATGGCTGATAAAACCCTCACCCCTCACATTTCACCCTTCACCCTTGAGTCCTACCTCTGGGGAGCAGCCACCTTGCTCCGTGGGCATATTGATGCTGGAGACTACAAGCAGTTTATTTTTCCCCTGCTGTTCTACAAACGGCTTTGTGATGTGTATGATGAGGAATTGGCCTTGGCCCTGAAGGAATCAGGCGGGGATGAAGAGTATGCTTTACTGCCTGAATTACATCGTTTTCAAATTCCAGAACAAGCCCATTGGCGCATGGTGCGTACTCAGGTCAAGGATGTGGGCAAAGCCATTCAAGATGCTTTGCGAGCCATTGAAGCTGCTAACCCTGATACCCTGTACAGTGTTTTTGGTGATGCCCAATGGACCAATAAGGACCGCCTGCCCGACCACATGCTCCGTGAGCTCATCGAACACTTTAGTTCACAAAACCTTTCGCTAGCCAATTGTCCGGAAGATGAGCTGGGTGTGGGCTATGAATTTCTGATCAAAAAGTTTGCTGATGATTCCGGTCACACTGCTGCTGAATTTTACACCAACCGCACTGTGGTCCATCTGATGACTGAATTACTTCAGCCCAAATCAGGTGAATCCATTTACGATCCCACCTGTGGTTCTGCTGGAATGCTTCTGTCTGCTGTGACCCATCTCAAGGGCCGGAACAAGGAATGGCGCAACCTGCGTTTGTTTGGTCAAGAACGCAATTTGCTCACCTCAGCCATTGGCCGCATGAACCTATTTTTACATGGTCTTGAGGATTTTAACATTGTTCGGGGTGACACCCTGTCCAATCCTGCCTTTGTGGCAGGCGACCAGCTGATGCGCTTTGACGTGGTCCTGGCCAATCCCCCCTATTCCATCAAGCAATGGGACCGCGAGGCCTGGTCTGCTGATACCTGGGGACGCAATATCTATGGCACGCCGCCCCAGGGCCGGGCTGATTATGCCTTTTGGCAGCATATTATCAAAAGCATGCAGGCCAAAAGTGGTCGCTGCGCTATCCTGTTCCCTCACGGCGTACTCTTTCGTAATGAAGAACTGGCCATGCGTGAAAAACTTGTCAGTCATGATGTGCTGGAATGTGTTCTGGGCCTTGGTCCCAACCTCTTTTACAACTCGCCCATGGAAGCCTGTGTGGTCATCTGTCGCATGCACAAACCCAGAGAACGCCGGAACAAGGTGCTGCTCATCAATGCGGTAAACGAGGTAACCCGCGAACGGGCACAGAGTTTTCTTGCTGAGGATCACATCCAGCGCATTGTTGCTGCCTACCGGGCTTTTGATGATGAGGATGGCTTTGGCCGTGTAGTGAGTAATGAGGAAATCCGTCAGAATAATTGCAATTTGAGCATACCTCTTTATGTCCGTGCTCCAATACAGATGGCAGTCAATGTTTCGGAAAATCAAGCCAGCTATGGAGCATCAAACCTCCAACAGGCCATTGCGGATTGGCAGAAAAGCTCTCTCGCCCTCAGGACTTCCATGGAAGAATTGTTTAAAATTTTAAATTCTATTAACCTAAAAGGTTAA
- a CDS encoding four helix bundle protein, with translation MRQDLPKRSFDFAKRIVTLCKHLEGSSSISRALANQLFRSGTSIGANIEEGQASQSEADFLSKYSIACKEARETHYWLRLLSETDLVSSDRLTDLIQEADELIAILTSIIRKIRAKRERAKTNG, from the coding sequence ATGAGACAAGACCTGCCCAAACGATCTTTTGACTTTGCCAAACGTATTGTCACGCTGTGTAAACATCTTGAGGGCTCTTCCAGTATATCCCGAGCCCTCGCAAATCAGTTGTTCCGATCCGGTACCTCCATTGGGGCGAATATAGAGGAAGGTCAGGCCAGTCAGAGTGAAGCCGACTTTCTTAGTAAATACAGCATTGCCTGCAAAGAAGCACGAGAAACACATTACTGGCTTCGCTTGTTATCCGAGACGGATCTTGTTTCTTCAGACCGCCTGACAGACCTGATTCAGGAAGCAGACGAACTGATTGCCATCCTGACCAGTATCATTCGTAAAATTCGAGCCAAGCGTGAGAGAGCAAAAACCAATGGCTGA
- a CDS encoding type I restriction-modification system subunit M — MDNSTLCAHLWESANILRGPVDAADFKTYIFPLLFFKRLSDVYHEEYAQALLESDGDQEYALFPENHRFQIPAGCHWADVRAKSSNLGHALQKAMRCIELANPDTLHGIFGDAQWTNKDRLSDALLKDLIEHFSSLHLGNEQCQADVLGQAYEYLIKKFADLTNKKAGEFYTPRSVVTLMIRILAPKAGETIYDPACGTGGMLLEAIHYVQKHGGDENLMLGKLYGQEKNLTTSAIARMNLFLHGAEDFHIERGDTLRHPAFYSGDGLATFDCVIANPPFSLQKWGEDMWINDPYGRNFAGLPPARSGDLAWVQHMIKSMATKTGRMAVVLPHGVLFRMSQEGQIRRKLLEMDILEAVIGLGQNIFYGTGLAPCLLIFRNKKAVSQREKVLFIDASKEFKAGRAQNELLPEHVHNIHGWYKNYQDVEGICRVVTFEEIRENDFNLNIPRYVEPVIEEESITMDRAIANLKESLQAAYAAEDRLKMLLKQHFGSVRDEG, encoded by the coding sequence TTGGATAACAGTACACTTTGTGCCCATCTTTGGGAATCGGCCAATATCCTCCGTGGTCCTGTGGATGCGGCTGACTTCAAGACCTACATTTTCCCACTGCTCTTTTTCAAGCGGCTCTCGGACGTGTACCATGAAGAATATGCCCAGGCTTTGCTTGAATCTGACGGTGACCAGGAATATGCCTTGTTTCCCGAAAACCATCGCTTCCAAATTCCAGCAGGATGTCATTGGGCAGATGTCCGGGCCAAAAGTAGCAACCTTGGTCACGCCCTGCAAAAGGCCATGCGCTGCATAGAGCTGGCCAATCCAGATACCTTACACGGTATTTTTGGAGATGCACAATGGACCAACAAAGATCGTCTGTCCGATGCCTTGCTCAAAGATCTGATCGAGCATTTTTCATCCCTTCATTTAGGCAATGAACAATGTCAGGCGGATGTACTGGGCCAGGCCTATGAATATCTGATCAAGAAATTTGCCGACCTGACCAATAAAAAAGCCGGTGAATTTTACACTCCACGGTCTGTGGTCACCTTAATGATCCGCATCCTGGCACCCAAGGCCGGAGAAACTATTTATGATCCTGCCTGCGGCACAGGAGGAATGCTTCTTGAGGCCATACATTATGTGCAAAAGCATGGTGGTGATGAGAACCTTATGCTCGGCAAACTCTATGGCCAGGAAAAAAATCTGACCACTTCAGCCATTGCGCGTATGAATCTCTTTCTTCATGGGGCTGAAGATTTTCACATTGAACGCGGCGATACCTTACGACACCCTGCCTTTTATTCGGGTGATGGCCTGGCTACCTTTGATTGTGTTATCGCCAACCCACCCTTTTCCCTGCAAAAATGGGGAGAGGATATGTGGATCAATGATCCTTACGGTCGTAATTTTGCCGGATTGCCTCCAGCCAGATCCGGAGATCTGGCCTGGGTCCAGCACATGATCAAGTCCATGGCCACCAAGACAGGACGCATGGCCGTAGTGCTTCCCCACGGTGTTTTGTTCCGTATGTCCCAAGAAGGGCAAATTCGTCGTAAATTATTGGAAATGGATATACTGGAAGCAGTCATCGGCCTGGGGCAAAATATCTTTTATGGCACTGGCCTTGCGCCCTGCCTCTTGATTTTTCGAAATAAAAAGGCGGTCTCCCAACGGGAAAAGGTTCTGTTCATCGACGCTTCCAAAGAGTTTAAAGCTGGTCGTGCTCAGAATGAACTTTTACCAGAGCATGTGCATAACATTCATGGCTGGTACAAAAATTACCAGGATGTGGAAGGCATCTGCCGGGTGGTTACCTTTGAAGAGATTCGCGAGAATGATTTCAACCTGAATATTCCCCGCTACGTGGAACCGGTCATTGAGGAAGAATCCATAACCATGGACCGGGCCATTGCCAACCTCAAGGAATCACTACAGGCAGCGTATGCAGCCGAAGACAGGCTCAAAATGCTGCTTAAGCAGCATTTTGGAAGTGTGAGGGATGAAGGGTGA
- a CDS encoding Arm DNA-binding domain-containing protein — MLTAIQVRNPKPKNKTYQLNNGTKLFLHVAISDRKTWRYCFVLLPNKTLTFVRGAYPVLSLKTASK, encoded by the coding sequence ATGTTAACGGCAATTCAGGTGCGCAACCCAAAACCTAAGAATAAAACATACCAGCTCAACAATGGTACGAAGCTCTTCCTGCACGTTGCTATCAGTGACAGGAAAACATGGCGCTACTGCTTTGTGCTTCTGCCGAATAAAACGTTAACCTTTGTACGCGGAGCATACCCGGTGTTATCACTGAAAACAGCTTCAAAATGA
- a CDS encoding bifunctional riboflavin kinase/FAD synthetase: MEIFTDLNEIHTPFRQAHVTVGNFDGVHLGHQKLFDQVVARAHQNNGTSVAVTFDPHPLKVLSPHGIRLISTTAQKIELIRRAGIDVLVIVPFTVEMANTTAVEFVDQILLGRLGMRDLVVGYDYAMGKQRLGDTVFLQQQGEEKGFTVMVMPAHYEQGMLVSSSRIRELVAAGKMGDVRRLLGRYYQIRGIVQLGRQRGGKQLGFPTANLYLSEEDLCPKRGVYVTQVIYDGRQYGGVSNIGYNPTFGDTSLVAETHIFDFSRDIYGRPLKINLLRHLRSEVKFAGSDALIRQIRRDIEVARKVLVKEQQRRLIAYHDKSLPGAA, encoded by the coding sequence ATGGAAATTTTCACCGATCTCAACGAGATACACACGCCTTTTCGGCAAGCGCACGTAACTGTCGGCAACTTTGACGGTGTTCATTTAGGTCATCAGAAACTGTTTGACCAGGTAGTGGCGCGGGCGCATCAGAACAACGGGACCAGCGTTGCCGTGACGTTTGATCCGCACCCGTTGAAAGTCTTGAGTCCGCATGGCATCCGTCTGATTTCAACGACTGCACAAAAAATTGAACTGATCAGGCGGGCCGGTATAGATGTGCTGGTCATTGTTCCGTTCACCGTTGAGATGGCAAACACCACTGCTGTCGAGTTTGTTGATCAGATTCTGCTCGGTCGGCTGGGGATGCGCGACCTGGTGGTGGGCTATGATTATGCCATGGGCAAACAGCGTCTGGGTGATACTGTTTTTCTGCAGCAGCAGGGAGAAGAAAAAGGGTTCACTGTTATGGTGATGCCTGCCCATTATGAGCAGGGCATGCTGGTGTCGAGCAGCAGAATCAGGGAGCTGGTGGCTGCCGGAAAGATGGGGGATGTCCGTCGTCTTCTCGGTCGATACTACCAGATCCGGGGTATTGTTCAGCTCGGCCGGCAGCGGGGAGGCAAGCAACTCGGATTTCCTACGGCCAATCTCTATCTTTCAGAAGAAGATCTCTGCCCGAAGCGCGGTGTCTATGTAACGCAGGTGATCTATGATGGCCGGCAGTACGGCGGAGTTTCAAACATCGGATACAATCCGACGTTCGGCGATACAAGCCTGGTCGCAGAAACACATATCTTTGACTTTAGCAGAGATATTTACGGACGCCCGTTAAAGATTAATTTGCTGCGTCATCTTCGCAGTGAAGTTAAATTTGCTGGATCGGATGCCCTGATCCGGCAGATCCGCCGTGATATCGAGGTGGCGCGGAAGGTGCTCGTCAAGGAGCAGCAGAGACGACTGATCGCCTATCATGACAAGTCGCTGCCGGGGGCGGCATAA
- a CDS encoding tetratricopeptide repeat protein, with translation MTEVQKQEQKVSDLTEVIAELEKIVEEKPNNVMARHHLGLVYRKAGRVEDAIKQLEKTIELDNQSMESMINLGAIYFDQGDTDRALELNEQALGISPTMAEAHVNIGLIRQHRGEVEQAIECYSRAVQIDPKLITAWINLTSAYTMNEEDAKAVDAARQAVTLEPDSPMARNNLAVALYFNDEFQEAQRNMEKAEELGYSVDPRFRDALQAKLG, from the coding sequence ATGACAGAAGTGCAGAAGCAGGAGCAGAAGGTAAGTGATTTGACAGAGGTTATTGCCGAGCTTGAAAAGATTGTGGAGGAAAAGCCCAACAACGTCATGGCCCGGCATCATCTTGGGTTGGTGTACAGAAAGGCCGGCAGAGTGGAAGATGCCATAAAGCAGCTTGAAAAGACGATTGAGCTGGACAATCAGTCCATGGAGAGCATGATCAACCTCGGGGCCATTTATTTTGACCAGGGTGATACTGACCGGGCTCTGGAATTAAATGAACAGGCGTTGGGTATCAGTCCGACCATGGCGGAGGCACATGTCAACATCGGGCTTATTCGCCAGCATCGTGGTGAAGTTGAGCAGGCCATTGAGTGTTATTCCCGTGCTGTACAGATCGATCCCAAGCTTATCACCGCGTGGATCAATCTGACTTCGGCCTATACCATGAACGAAGAAGATGCCAAAGCCGTGGATGCGGCACGTCAGGCGGTTACCCTTGAGCCTGATTCACCCATGGCGCGTAACAATTTGGCTGTGGCCCTCTATTTCAACGACGAGTTTCAGGAGGCACAGCGTAACATGGAGAAGGCAGAGGAGTTGGGGTACAGTGTTGATCCCAGGTTCCGCGATGCCTTGCAAGCTAAGTTAGGATAA
- a CDS encoding DVU0298 family protein: MRSRPELISKPWCPFCGMDVARPSFGTQRKMLEFPMGTCECGAVYVAEATGHNIGAAMVECLVNACNEQWELAWELDPEEDYLTGLLEDYDEVSHQVVPTRNLDGRAVRGVLYFVRMNQEPAELVQRYEQKTKAAPTAGRQEGAGQGEPVKPSTSPTRHEKRDKQKADKKLVRELAQRVDIDALVALYFDDRRVLRYLQRLLYEPNPDVRYRTAWVIGQVSGRVADHEPGAIADLLHRLFAACADSAATSWGMLETIGAVIAARPDIYGAFTRHLYSYMGDPARREAVLWGLGEIADAKPELIRTIPFYSLFPVMNHPNPVLRGLTLRMLGRIRAKEAGFQIMGLQHDTTPITIYEKGQPLETTVADLSVQATEIIHKEDADEQ; this comes from the coding sequence ATGCGCAGTAGACCCGAACTGATCAGCAAACCCTGGTGCCCTTTTTGCGGTATGGATGTTGCCCGTCCATCCTTTGGTACCCAGCGTAAAATGCTGGAGTTTCCCATGGGAACCTGTGAGTGTGGGGCTGTGTATGTTGCCGAAGCCACAGGTCACAACATCGGTGCAGCCATGGTCGAGTGTCTTGTCAACGCCTGTAATGAGCAGTGGGAGTTGGCCTGGGAGCTTGATCCTGAGGAAGATTACCTGACCGGCCTTCTTGAAGATTATGACGAGGTGAGCCATCAGGTGGTACCGACACGCAACCTTGATGGTCGTGCCGTGCGTGGTGTGCTGTACTTTGTTCGCATGAATCAGGAACCTGCAGAACTGGTGCAACGCTACGAGCAAAAGACAAAAGCAGCACCGACAGCCGGTCGTCAGGAAGGTGCCGGGCAGGGCGAACCGGTTAAACCATCCACCAGCCCGACCCGTCATGAAAAACGAGATAAGCAGAAAGCCGACAAGAAGCTGGTCCGTGAGCTGGCCCAACGGGTTGATATTGATGCGCTGGTTGCACTCTACTTTGATGATCGCAGGGTGTTACGTTACCTGCAACGGCTTTTATATGAACCAAACCCGGATGTCCGCTATCGGACAGCCTGGGTGATCGGTCAGGTCAGCGGCCGAGTGGCTGATCATGAACCCGGCGCCATTGCCGACCTGTTGCATCGTTTGTTTGCAGCCTGTGCTGATTCAGCAGCCACTTCTTGGGGAATGCTTGAGACCATCGGTGCTGTCATTGCGGCGCGGCCGGATATCTACGGGGCCTTTACCAGGCACCTCTATAGCTATATGGGGGATCCGGCCCGTCGAGAGGCTGTACTTTGGGGATTGGGTGAGATCGCAGATGCGAAACCTGAACTTATCCGGACTATACCGTTTTATTCTCTGTTTCCGGTGATGAATCACCCCAATCCGGTTTTACGCGGGTTAACGCTGCGAATGCTTGGTCGGATACGGGCCAAAGAGGCCGGGTTTCAGATCATGGGTTTACAGCACGATACCACCCCCATCACCATTTATGAAAAGGGACAACCTCTGGAAACAACAGTGGCCGATTTGTCTGTCCAGGCCACCGAAATCATTCATAAGGAAGATGCTGATGAGCAATGA
- a CDS encoding tetratricopeptide repeat protein, with product MSNEFIQPLNTIGPMKEGGEIDNLDDNPARQDYRGGRKLLTEGNYVQAALAFHNALLGFEEQGDQVGVANASDRLGDTCLARGEYAMAIANYQRTASICETQDDSFSLLAVNKKMATAYRKLGDGEKALELLYDMLEHYRLIHNPEGAVATLTLIGETYEELGELPKAADAYRSIAGIHSRFKHDRLAKEFAERADALEQDR from the coding sequence ATGAGCAATGAGTTTATTCAACCTTTAAACACCATCGGCCCGATGAAAGAGGGGGGCGAGATTGATAATCTTGACGATAATCCTGCCCGACAGGATTATCGCGGGGGACGTAAATTACTCACCGAAGGTAATTATGTCCAGGCAGCACTCGCCTTTCACAATGCTTTGCTGGGATTTGAAGAGCAGGGTGATCAGGTTGGGGTGGCTAACGCCTCCGATCGACTCGGTGACACCTGTCTGGCCCGTGGTGAGTATGCCATGGCGATTGCCAATTACCAGCGTACTGCTTCCATTTGTGAAACACAGGATGATAGCTTCTCTCTCCTGGCGGTGAACAAGAAGATGGCGACCGCCTACCGGAAGCTTGGTGACGGGGAAAAGGCTTTGGAGTTGTTGTATGACATGCTGGAGCATTACCGTCTTATTCACAATCCTGAAGGAGCGGTGGCAACACTTACTCTGATTGGAGAGACCTATGAAGAGCTGGGTGAGCTGCCCAAGGCAGCGGACGCCTATCGTTCCATAGCCGGTATTCACAGTCGGTTTAAACATGACCGCCTGGCAAAAGAATTTGCTGAACGGGCCGACGCTCTTGAACAGGATCGGTAA
- a CDS encoding riboflavin synthase, translated as MFTGIIQGLGILYEKRPAGGGMIFGLETEFDLIDPEEGESIAVNGVCLTARNIRGNRFYADVSPESLRRTGLGRLQAGGKVNLERALRLCDRLGGHLVSGHIDAQGQIKERREVGDFTLFTFSLDTGFTRYVVEKGSIAIDGVSLTVNECGHDRFSVSIIPHTLAVTSLGRLREGDWVNIEVDMIGKYVEKLLTGKAADSGSGRINSAFLIEHGFI; from the coding sequence ATGTTCACCGGAATCATTCAGGGATTAGGGATTCTCTACGAAAAACGTCCGGCAGGCGGCGGGATGATTTTTGGTTTAGAGACCGAATTCGACCTGATCGATCCTGAAGAAGGAGAGTCCATTGCCGTCAACGGTGTATGTTTAACCGCGCGCAATATCAGAGGGAACCGGTTTTATGCTGATGTCTCGCCGGAGAGCCTGCGACGAACAGGGCTTGGACGGTTGCAGGCCGGCGGTAAGGTTAACCTGGAAAGAGCACTGCGGCTGTGTGATCGCCTGGGCGGACATCTTGTCAGTGGGCATATTGATGCCCAGGGGCAGATAAAGGAGCGGAGAGAGGTTGGTGACTTTACCCTGTTCACCTTTAGTCTGGATACCGGTTTCACCAGATATGTTGTTGAAAAAGGCTCGATCGCCATCGATGGTGTGAGTCTGACAGTGAATGAGTGCGGGCACGATAGATTTTCAGTGTCGATCATTCCCCACACCCTTGCCGTCACCTCCCTTGGCAGGCTGCGGGAGGGCGACTGGGTCAATATTGAAGTTGATATGATTGGCAAATATGTGGAAAAGCTGTTGACGGGAAAGGCGGCTGACAGCGGATCCGGCAGAATAAATTCTGCTTTTTTGATTGAACATGGTTTTATATGA
- a CDS encoding bifunctional 3,4-dihydroxy-2-butanone-4-phosphate synthase/GTP cyclohydrolase II: MAVSSIEEVVEDIKAGKMIILVDDEDRENEGDLCMAAELVTPEAVNFMATHGRGLICLALSPDIVDQLDLPMMVPNNQSPFGTGFTISIEARTGVSTGISAADRARTIEAAVHPQATPRDIISPGHIFPLRARGGGVLVRTGQTEGSVDLARIAGLRTAGIICEVMKEDGTMARMPDLEIFAEEHGLKIATIADLVAYRLRKDMLVRRAAEARLPTSHAGEFRVIVYQNDVDRQEHVALIKGEITPDKPIMVRVHSECLTGDIFGSVRCDCGFQLHAAMRMVEQEGAGVVLYMRQEGRGIGLVNKLKAYKLQDSDGLDTVEANLRLGFKPDLRDYGIGAQILRDLGVRKMRLLTNNPKKIIGLEGYGLEVVDRLPIEILGEEENRDYLRTKRDKMGHILELYGDMPIGSVTRDP, encoded by the coding sequence ATGGCAGTCAGTTCGATTGAAGAGGTTGTAGAGGATATAAAAGCCGGAAAAATGATTATCCTGGTGGACGATGAAGACCGGGAAAATGAAGGTGACCTGTGCATGGCTGCAGAACTGGTGACTCCGGAAGCAGTCAATTTTATGGCGACTCATGGACGGGGACTGATCTGTCTGGCATTGAGCCCGGATATTGTTGATCAGCTGGATCTGCCGATGATGGTTCCTAACAACCAGTCACCTTTTGGTACCGGGTTTACCATCAGCATCGAGGCGCGCACCGGTGTCAGCACCGGTATATCCGCAGCAGATCGGGCCCGGACCATTGAGGCGGCGGTCCATCCCCAGGCCACCCCGCGTGATATTATCAGCCCCGGCCATATCTTTCCTTTGCGGGCCCGGGGTGGTGGAGTTCTGGTCCGTACCGGGCAGACCGAGGGTTCCGTTGATTTGGCCCGGATTGCCGGTTTACGTACCGCAGGCATTATCTGTGAGGTTATGAAAGAAGACGGCACCATGGCCAGGATGCCTGATCTGGAGATTTTCGCTGAAGAGCACGGCCTGAAGATCGCTACCATCGCTGATCTGGTTGCCTATCGGCTTCGCAAGGATATGCTGGTGCGCCGGGCAGCGGAGGCGCGGCTGCCTACTTCTCATGCCGGTGAATTTCGGGTGATTGTCTATCAGAACGATGTGGACAGGCAGGAGCATGTTGCCCTGATCAAGGGGGAGATCACCCCGGATAAACCGATAATGGTGCGGGTTCATTCCGAATGCCTGACCGGAGACATCTTCGGTTCAGTCCGTTGCGACTGCGGATTTCAGTTGCATGCCGCCATGCGGATGGTTGAACAGGAAGGTGCAGGTGTGGTGCTGTATATGCGCCAGGAAGGGCGGGGGATAGGTCTGGTCAATAAGCTGAAGGCGTATAAGTTGCAGGACAGCGACGGCCTGGACACTGTTGAGGCCAACCTGCGGCTCGGGTTTAAGCCTGATCTGCGGGATTATGGGATCGGCGCTCAGATCCTGCGTGATCTGGGTGTGCGCAAGATGCGACTTTTAACGAATAATCCCAAGAAAATTATCGGGCTGGAAGGATACGGGCTGGAGGTGGTGGATCGTCTTCCCATCGAGATCCTCGGAGAAGAGGAAAACAGGGACTACCTGCGGACAAAGCGTGATAAAATGGGGCATATTTTGGAACTGTACGGCGACATGCCGATAGGGTCTGTCACCAGAGATCCGTAA
- the ribH gene encoding 6,7-dimethyl-8-ribityllumazine synthase, with the protein MAHYLEGHLQGTGRKIGIVVARFNSFISEKLLEGAIDSLVRSGVNSDDIVVARVPGAFEIPLAAQKMARSGKHDAVICLGAVIRGATPHFDYVAGEVAKGTAQVMLDTGIPVLFGVLTTETIEQAIERAGTKAGNKGSDVAVAALEMVNLFDAIG; encoded by the coding sequence ATGGCACACTATCTTGAAGGGCACCTGCAAGGTACAGGACGGAAGATCGGCATTGTCGTTGCCCGTTTCAACTCGTTCATCTCTGAAAAATTACTGGAAGGGGCGATTGACAGCCTGGTACGTTCCGGTGTGAATAGTGACGATATCGTGGTCGCCCGGGTTCCCGGCGCGTTTGAGATTCCTCTGGCTGCCCAGAAGATGGCCCGTTCAGGGAAACACGACGCTGTTATCTGCTTGGGAGCGGTCATACGGGGGGCAACGCCGCACTTTGATTATGTTGCCGGTGAAGTGGCAAAGGGCACTGCACAGGTCATGCTTGATACCGGTATTCCGGTATTGTTTGGTGTGTTAACCACGGAAACCATTGAACAGGCCATTGAACGGGCAGGTACCAAGGCCGGTAACAAGGGGTCGGACGTGGCGGTTGCAGCTCTGGAAATGGTCAACCTGTTCGATGCGATTGGTTGA
- the nusB gene encoding transcription antitermination factor NusB — MGLRRKSRELALQFLFSHDFQKRVLAAESLASDLDFFCRSFDITQKAVPYGRQLIEGISAHLEDIDKLLAEHSHNWRIERMSSVDRNILRIAIFEMRYGPEIPVQIVINEALEVAKRYSIHESVAFINGILDAIQAAVPQ; from the coding sequence ATGGGCCTGCGTCGTAAGTCCAGGGAGTTAGCTCTGCAGTTTTTGTTCAGCCATGATTTTCAAAAGCGTGTGCTTGCTGCCGAGTCGTTGGCCTCTGATCTGGATTTTTTTTGCCGAAGTTTTGATATTACGCAAAAAGCCGTACCCTATGGCCGTCAGCTGATTGAAGGGATCAGTGCTCACCTTGAGGATATCGATAAGCTGCTGGCCGAGCATTCCCATAATTGGAGGATCGAGCGCATGTCCTCGGTGGATCGGAATATTCTCAGAATTGCGATCTTCGAGATGCGCTACGGTCCGGAAATTCCAGTGCAGATCGTTATCAACGAAGCCCTGGAAGTTGCCAAACGTTACTCCATCCACGAATCAGTTGCCTTTATTAACGGTATCCTTGATGCAATCCAGGCTGCCGTGCCTCAATAG